The window GCCAAATAAAGGCGGCATCATTTCATTGACTTTTCATTGGTCTAGTTTTACAGTAGATACGTTTTctggtaatttaaaaaaataatcatatcCGCCAAGGTTCTactgaggtttctctttttttgtggattttaagatttaattttaTCTGTATCTGATTTGACAGTTTTCAATGGCATTTGACAGCTAAATGTGAAATGAAGGAAGGTAAATCAATgtatgaacagaaaacatgtttgtagtCGATGCTTAAAGGATGTGTTTGATGAGCGTAAATCTGAACTGCTTAGTTATACGTATGTATTCTCTAGTTGTTTCACTGCACACATCTttcattttttcccttttgtgttcctttatcttttatcttttttttttgattgaggTATCATgaatacagtttatttaagcACAGCAATGATTCCACAACGGCAGGGAGGTTTTTCTCTCGTGTTTTTTCATAGGGTTCACTCAAACTGTGctgtgcccaagcacgcttcacccctgaAGTCCAGTTTGATTGACTGACCCTGGCACGCTTttaagaggtgtgcttcggcctGGAgctgtgagtgcaggccagcgggggaatgggggaGGGGGACAGAGTACTTCAGATGCTAACTGCAGCCAAAATGCGACACAATGTTTCATTGTGGaaaatactgtgtgtgttaatgaaatACAGTTGTTAAATCCAGAAATTTAAACATCTATTTTAGGAAGTATTTTGTCAGGTGACAATTGAAACAGAACTCTGAATGTGCATTGATCTGTTCAGTGTCCAGGAGTTCATTAGTTCAGAAGAGTAAAGGATTTAGGATGAAGGAAAGCTTAAACTGAAGAACTGATGTTAATGGATGATATTTAATGATGTGGTAGATGTAATCTGATCAGGATATTTGAATGAAGCATACACAAGTTAGTTTCATGACATGGTTTTCTCATAAGCATTGCACTAAGACAATTTCGTACTAATGCCTACACccaatatgaaatatttagacattttctatgtttttatatgaataaataaattacaaatgttTAAAAGGCATGTCAGTGATATAGGTCTGTGTGCTATTGGACTACCAATATTCAATACCctgacattttcacacttttggCTGACGTTGATATTAATACCCATGTATGCACAGACTGTTTTTTACATATTGTTACGAAGATCATGAAGCCTCCTCTGTAGTGGAATGGAGAACATTTTATAATCCACATGACAAGCGATTTTACCTTCTGTCCCACTCTTCATCTACACTAACGAAAATAACCTCTTCAACTTCAGTTATATGTAAACACATATGATGAGAATAAAACGAAAGTGAAAGCACACTATACTCttataacacattttaaagtgcatactgccacctacTGTATCAGAATAGGATTGGTCGTCTATGGATTACATTCAGTGTACAGTAAACAAAACTGAATCTGTCAGATTGGCAGAAATATTCCTTTCTTGTTCAAACCATTTATCCAATATCCAAAACATGCAACAATAACCCTCAGTTTGttagttttgtgtttaaatCAATGTGAAAAGTGTGAAGTAGTTCAGTAAATATGATTGCATCACTGTTTTATGCTGATTTATGGAACTATACTATAATAATTATCAGCTACAATCAGAGGATTAAAATGCTCATGTTAAGGTTGTAACTAatctcaaaaacacaaatgttgaCGTTGGAGAGTTTTATTCTCATTGGTCAGCATCATCCACACCAAGTTTGAAAAACACAGGATCAGTTGTTTTCTAAGTAAGATGTTTGCATGCTAGATCAGTTTCTTATATTCTGTATAAAAAAATCTAACCTTCTCGTcctgtcttcctttttttttccagctgacAACAATCACCGTTTGAATCTCTTCTACCTTGCAAATGATGTGATCCAGAACTGCAAAAGAAAGAATGCCGTTGTGTTTCGTTCGGCCTTCGCAGAAGCCCTTCCCAACGCCGCTCAGCTCATTAAGTGAGTATGCAGAGTTCTAGGAGTGCTGAgcaaacatttaacatgtttttttttatctcaataGTTGTTCTGCCTTTCTGCTGACATTGTAACGTGCCATTTCTTACATTGCAGGGATGTGAAGGTCCGTAAGTCAGTGGAAAGGATCTTTGTGATTTGGGAGGAGAGGAGCGTGTACCCTGAGGAGGTCATTGCTCAGTTCAGAACATGCTTGAACAAAAAGGATAAAGAGCGAGAGAGGCAGAAGGAAaaggaaagggagagggagagagagaaagaaaaagagaaaataaaggagaaggaaaaagaaaaggagactcCTCCTGCGACGGGTGAGTTTGGTAGCTTTTAAGGAGTATATGTTTATAAATGATTCGTTATACTTCTAATTTTAATTGTGtgttattgtctttttattgtcCAGCCCTGGTCAACAAAGCTGCCCTCAAGTCCAAGATTGTAGAAGAGTTCACAGTAAGTCTTTGTGATTATacattaaacattatttttattataagaGCTGTTATTTTTTCATCGTCTTAATTGATATGCTCTCTGTTTTCAACAGCCCAACGCCCTCATTGAGCAGTTGTCCACATATAAGCGGGTGGTTGCAGAAGAGGAGTTCAGGGAGAAGCAGCTGTCTGCTCTTAGGGTGGACgtctgcagcacagaggctctgAAGAGActtaaaggtcagaggtcactcACTAAATTTCCTCCTTCTCATAAACTTGGATTTTCCAAAACCTGGAAAATAGTCGACCAATTTTCCAGTTATGAAAAAACGAGAGATAAAGCTAAATGTGCTGGAAAATAGTTCAAGTATTCTCCTTATTTCATATCAGAGTTCCCAAAACAGATGGCATTGTCCCCTGAAATGTTTATATTATGTTCAGGATCATATCAAATAATAGTGGTAGTTTATGGACAGTAATATTAAGAATAGGCTACATGCCGTAAACACACCAAAGTCACATGACACAGTAGCACCTGCAGACTGGATGATATTAAGGGAGTGTTACAACTGTGTCaaacaatcattatttttatagtgccaattcaaaacaaaagttatctcgagacgctttaccaCAGAGAATATGTAACCGTAGTGGCCCAGACTTTAAATTATTTAAGATAAAATATGTCCCTGCTGTCTGCTTCCTGTGTTTTTTCCTGAGGTGTATAGATAAGTGTAGTTGTATCTAttcttgttttgaaaatgttaaactggtTAGCATGCAGGGCTCAGCATAGACATGAAGTAGCCATCCAGGATATTTCTATTTCACTTTTCTATCATTATTTATAatatctcatgtttttttgagTTTGCTTACCAAATTCTTATCAGTTAGGGAATTATTGCCAAGGAGCATTAGGGCTCTCTGTGGTCTGGTCACTTTGTTAAGTGGGCAACATTGGCTGTAGGTAGCCCAGTGGCTCCACAACAGTACAGGGTTCATTTAAAATTAGTGAGACACAGGTAATAGGAGGGGGGTCAGGGGTCACTCCCTCAGGACATTTTGAGATTCCTTACTGTAATTCCTTACATGCTTGTAAATATTTATGCAACACTTTGTGGTTGAAATTCCAGTATGTAACAAGAAAACTCTACATTATGaaataataaagaacaaaaatcAATGCTACTTCCTGAATTAAGCTCACGCTGTTAATTATTGAATCTGTTATTTTCTTAAATGATTATTTCAAAACAGAGTAGTTTAATATCAAACTCAAAACTCATGAGAGAATTATGTTCACTGCTTTAACACTTTCAGAGTCCCTAAACTAACATAAAAGCCAAACACAAAATAACCGAGATTTCACCACAATAATGAgattaatttaatgttttatgttGCATGAaagatttttaatttgaatttagTTTATTTGTAGTAGTCCCACTACTTGAGGCGATGGTGGTACCTCTCCTAGAAAGAAACTTTAACAATTCTGTAATTGAATGAGGTACAAATCTcacattaaatcaaattaatgtACCTTGTTCAAAAGTCAAATCCATACAAAACAAAAGCTAATGTGTTCATTCCCACGGataaagcaaaaataacaaataaagcCTTGGGATCCTCCCCCCTGGAAATTTTGAGCATTAAACACTATAATTCTTGTATTCTCGTGTATTGTTCTTGCAccaatattacatttatttttcccttatttgtttatttgttgttcatGTTCTCCTTTACAGAATTATTTTCagctttcaactttttttaaaaaaagtttgttcaCAATAAATATAAACGCATTTTTTAACACCATCACTATTTGTAAATTAGTTTGGAATTAGTTATTTATAGATGAACATTTGTTGTCATCATTATAACTTCTCATATTTTGAGTAAGGCAGGCTCAGGATACTGGCTCTTTATTTTATACATAGCCCAGTTTTTTATTGCATGCTCTCAAGTTTAAAACAATAGACAGTTTGACGTTACAGATGTCATATTCTAAATACAAAAACCTCAGAAATCAAACATTATACAGCCCAAATACggtttttgaattgaattatgtTGTAATTGTCCTTAATGCCAATTCATGATATGTAAatttaacaaatacatttattgagAAATGTGAACTGAAATTCACATTGTCATTGATTTGTTGTATtgaacaacatgaaaacattttaatttttaattgtttatttttttctgtttttcaaccgtctcctcctctcccagACAAAGCAGGAGGGAACAAGTTTGCAAAGGACTTTGAGGATGGAAGTTTGAAGTTGCAGGAGTTTGTCAGCTTCCTTGACAAAGAGATGAAAACAGGGCCTCCCCTGCTGGAAGCTTTGGGAAATGCAGACATTTTCTACGAGATGCAGTATAAGGAGGTTAAGATTGTGGCCAATGTGAGTGTTAAGTTGAATATTATCCTTATTTTTCATGACTACAAAAACATCTGGAAAAATCTAAAGATATGCAGgttaactttgtgtttatttgttacTTATGTTACGTGGCACTGCTCCTGTTTTACTTCAAAATActgttaatttactttaaagttattcttcttttgataactCTGGATCAGGTAATTACATATTATTTTCACATTGTCTGTCATATAATTCTGATTCTTTCTGCCAATCTGCTCAGGCGTACAATGCATTCGCCAACCGTGTGGCCAGTCTTAAGAGGAAATTGGATTCCCTCAAGTCGACTCTACCTGGACCTGAGGACTCTCCCATCCCCTCCCCCTCCGAAGACGCCCCATCTCCCACTGGCTCTGATTCCCCATTCCTCGGACTGGGGCCTAGCAGAGCACAGGTGGATCCAGAGCTGGATGGCAAGGCCATGGATGATGGAGAACTACCAAGTGACAACAGAGACATGGAGGACATGGACATGTCTGATGAAGAGGCTGATGCTGTCACAGCAGGGGGTTAGTGGCTACAGAGGGTCTCAATGTTTGTTATAGATCCATATTAGGCTGTCCAGCTGTGTTGTCATGTCGATTTGAAAATGTATCAGCTCTTTGAATTATCTTACTAGCAGGTGAGAAGAACGACAAGGGGAATGCTGCTGTTGCCAAGGCTACAAAGTCAGACGCAGCATTAAAATCTCCGACCACACCGACTAAAGCTTCGAAGGCCAACAATATTGCTGCTGCCACGGCAACTCCAGTGACTCCTACCTCTGCTCCAGCAACCCCTCTGGGAGTCAATCTGGAGAAGGTGGATCTTGGAAAGATCAGCTCCATTCTTAGCTCGCTCACTTCTGCCATGAAAAATACAGGTATGTTCAGGGGGCGGGGCCCAATAGATCTAGAACCCAATGCTCAACATGCCAGACAGAAGTCTTTGATAAAGAAGTCATTGTGAGAAACAAATTTTACATTTACCCTAACCCtggaatccccccccccccccagcaccttgagatatattttaatattgaCCATTATACATAAGATTGGAGCATTGAACGCGTAAGTCAGATCTGTTTcccagttttgttttctttttctatctAGGTAAAAAGCATCTGTATGCTCTATACGAGTTGAACATTTGAGGATTTGAACTAACCTTGATATTGTCactgtaaaatattaaaaattaaactgaaaaaagaatATGAATGTATTACATCTTGGTACaaataatgtattaattaaGTGTATGTCAATAGCTGAAACTTAAATTtcttttgacaaaaaaatgatttgggTTTGTATATTTCAAATAATATTTTGGTTTATATGATCATAGAAATATTGATCTGAGAGACCTTAATGGGTGTGTAAAGCACAATAAAAGTTAGGGGTCAAGTTTTAGGGGGATTTAAACCATCTGAGTTTTCAGAACCTCTCTTTAACCAAACCCTCTCTATCTTAAATTTTTTCTTAGCAGCCAGCCCTGCTCGGCCGTCTCCTGCAACACCCACCACTCCCTCTGGCCAGTCAGTGACACCCTCCAGCCCTGCACTGGCCAGCATTCTGTCACGAGTGGACATCACACCTGAAGGCATTCTCAATGCTCtgtccaaaacaaacacacctggtaaaatgcacatgttttacattttaaacaccattTATTCAGCATTACTgaccttttctgtttgttaagTTGTAATCTgtttttcctcctgtttctgTCATGGTGCAGGTTTATCCTCCCTTCTGCAAAGTGTGACAAACACTGCCTCGGCTCCTCCCACCCGAACCTCCCCAGAATCATCAGCAGTAAAAACTCTGCTCAGCCCAACCACCCCCAAACTTAAACCCAGCCCAGGGAACAGCTTCAAACGAGACACACCAGGCAGAACCAGAGATTGGGGGAAAGATGGACAGctgtcccctcctcctccaccacccccTCCTCGCCCCTCtgtcccctctgtctctccccccagTCTAGAATCAAAAATCAATAGTTTCTTGCAGGGTAATCCAGGCTTTAGTCTCGCGCTGGGTGATGTCAGTCCTGATGGGGTTGATGGAACCCCGGTGAGAGACGAGGCTGCCTGTACCCCCACCCAGGATGAGATCATGGACACGCCTGGGAGTGTGTCAGAATCTCTAGGGTCATCTGGAGGTCATACCCTCTCACCGACGGCGTACCGTGGCGAACCCTGGGACGCTGTGATCACCCCTTCAGGAAGCAACAGCAACGGGGACTTTGttagctcctcctcctcatctcggTACGGAGCCGGGAAGAAGAGCGGATCAAAATTAGATGAAGTGAAAAAGCCGGTCTCCTCTTCTCCTAGTTATGACATGAAGGGTAAAAAAGATGGACAGCACAGCCAGCTAAGGATCATGGGAAACAACAGAGGGATTGGAGAAAGGAGGCTCTCTGCAGGCTCTCGTAAAACGAGCACCGGCTCAGACGACAGTGGTCTGAGTGGAAAGCGAGAGGACAAAGGAAAAGGCCTAGGCTCTCCTGGCCCTGGTGAGAAGGAAGGCCAGTATCATCGTATCGAGACACTAGTCTCACCCTGCACTGAAGGGGCACCCATCCAGACTCTAGGCTACTCCAACCGCCCACTCGCTGGAGAGCGCATCAAGACAGTTGAGAGCATCCGCATGTTTGGCAGAGGGTCtcggagagggggaggagccgtCAGTCGGCCAGGGGGAGCAATGTGGTACGAGGAGGAGGAATACATGGAAGCTCAGCCTCCCTCACCCCACGCTGCCCCCCCGCCTCTCAATATTGTCCAGGGTGGCGCCGAGGACATGACCCCCAACATGCCGCTTCCTCCACCACATCTCCTTCTTGCACATCTCCACCCTCCTCCGTCCCATCCTCattctcatcctcctccacctgctcaGTTCCAAATGCCCTTCCATGCAGATAACATGCAGAatcctcctccatccctcctccaCCAGCATCCTCCTCCCGCATCCCCTTTCTTCAACGCTCCTCCACCTATTCCCCGACCCCCTCCGCCTCCCATGCTGCAGCGCATATCCCCTCCACCTATCCATCCCGCTGTTCCCTCTGTTGTCATGGTTGGGGGAGTGTTGGTCCCTGTCGATCGCTCCCTAactcttcctctccctgtcaGACCTGAAGGTGCAGAGCGAGGCGGGCTGGGGCCCAGAGGAGGCAAATTAGGCCCTCAGCCCCTCATGTCATCACTGCTGGGTGAGCCGCCTAAGCTGCTCCGCCCTGGCACAGTTAAAGAGCCTTATGCCAACCGAcatgccccccctcccctccgaCTAGGTAACCCTGGTGTTCCTCTCCCATTACTGGGCAGAGTGAAGGAGCCTTTAAATCTacctcttcctccaccttccccctcccccacatccTCCACAACCTCTCCCTCCACGCCAAACTCCCCTGCGGTCGATACAGCCCCTTCTCTCCACAAGCCCCCTGCTAGTCCTCCAGCTATGTCCCGCAATCAAACCCCTAACCCCGTTCCCCTCCTCAACCTTCCCACTACCCGACCCCCAATGCTTTCAGTCCCCATCCCACAGAGACCTCTGCTGCGAGGCCGAAACCCCCCTCAGCATCGTTACCAAGATCACCCCATAGGGGGGTTTCGCAGGGGCAAGCGGGCCGGTCCTCCCTTTACAGGTGGTCCCTTCCATGCACAGAAGAGACCTTTTCTACCCCCACGCTACTGAAGCGGTCGTCTATGACAGGCTGAACGAGAAGTTCAAACAACAGCGCTGAAGTGCAGAATGTGTGTTAGCCCTGCTGGTATGAACCCAGATATCTTTACTCTGTCAAATAGCTTGAATTAAAACTACCTTAGGCTGTGTGTAAATAGCTTATTAAAACGTCATGCTACAGCtagccagccagccagtcatCCTACACTGTACAGTACAGCTGTGAGGTTATCAGTTACATAGTACAGTGTTATGTAACAAACCTCAgtctatctctttttttttttttccttctctgcaTACACAGTAGATTAGTGTCATCAGGTCTCAATAAAGTTACATCATCAGAAGACAGTAACAGCAGAAATGAAACAATATTTTATTAAGAGTTTGCCGACTTTTAATGAGTGATTGTTGGGATTCCTAACTTTAAAGAGAGGCATAGAAAATAAAAGGAGCAGTTTGATATTTTAGGAAATGATTTTGTTTAGTTTCTTAATGCGAGTAACAGAAGATCAATAGAACCCTGATATCTTTACCCTAAATATCCAACACAAACCAGAGCTGAATAGCTTCACTTAACATAAAGACTGTAAATAGAAAAACAAGTCTGCAAAAGGTTAAAATACAAACCTTACACTTCTCAACATCattaattaataatataatTTTCACAGCTTTATTTCATACAAAAGTGAAAGTATTGAAATAACACAAGAAGTTTTAGAAGGCTGCAATGACTTATTGAGTCTAAGCTGTTGGCTGGATATCATCACAGCAGCAACGTGATCCTGGATCACCGCTTGCAGCTTCAGGTTTCTTTTGTTACATGTTTAGAGATCCAGGCTAGATGTCTGCCCTATTTCCagtgtttatgctaagctaatccCCAAAATCAAATTTTAAAGACCTATAAAGCCAATAATGGTATTTCCCAAAACATCAAACTAtacctgtaaaaacaaaaaaataatgttatcGTAAAGTAGGTTCCAAAATAAGCTCTTCTTCCATGAGTGTCTGGGTGTGTGCCGTGTGTCCTACAattgtatttcacattttcaagtGACGAGATTTGTGTTGCAGCTTAGGttaacacttgtttttatttccagaaTACCTGCTGTAAATAGTGTTCTTCTCTTGCTCAACCTTTCCACCTTCTATCTCTTCCACAGTATATCTCTTTAgcttgtaaatataaaaaactgAGATGATGCAGCGTTTTCTCTTCAAGCTCTTGTGTCTGTTAATGAGGACTTTGATCCGCACTCACGCACCCCATATTTACTGTGATCGAGGCCTTGGATAAGCTTTAGCCCCAGGAGCATTTCTCTGCAGTTTCTGTCGCGCCTGCAGAAGAAGCGGGAGAAGataattgtatatttttattttcaacataaaTGTTTTCCTGTGCGCACTTCAAGTTAGACTGAGTCATGAAGATACTCAGTAGTGGGTggcgggtgggggggggaataTTCAAGCTTGACCTACGCTCACACTAGGCTTCAAAGTGTACTGACTTGAATAAAATCCAGAGTTTCAATTCAACTGGGGGGGAGGTATTTTATTTGGTCATTATTTATGACTTGGATTGCGCTGTTGTAATTTATTTGCgctgttcagtttttttatttctgccttttttttcataGAAATAGTTTTCGTATAGTAACACAGCTGCTGCCATTCATATTGCATTAAcattaaaatacttttatatGTATAGCTGTACTTTTGTGCCAGATTTAATTGGCCATTTTCACTTTGCAGCTCTCATATATGGTATCAAAGGGGCAAAAACATTGGCGCTAATAAGAACTGTTTTGATAGTGGTTCATTTAGATAATATTGCTATTTTGGCCCCttcctttcttttgtttctttgctaTTTTCATCCTTTTGCCCTCAAGCCCCTGTGCTCACCTTCTGCTCACATGGAGAGTGGTTTGTCTCTGACCTAAAAGTACAGCTCATCAAGATTCACTGAACACCTGCAAATGTATCTCCATGACGTTTGTGCACACATGCATTGTAAAAATATAACGAGGAGCATGTTTGTTACTACGGTCTTAGCACATCATCAGAGTCCTGATGTTATACTGAATATCATACAATTCTGCCACCAGCCTCTGTAAACTGTACATTAATTATGTGCAAAACAGCTAAGCACCATCTCTAATCTCTACAGAGTGAAAGCTATATTCATTTTCTAAGCACAGGTTCCTCCTGCTCACCAAGTAATTATCAAGTTCACCATTTTAATTGTTCATgtacataacttttttttagtttttcttgaCATTTCTAATCGTCTGTGTACATTTGATAGGTTGAATTGCTCTACTGCTGTTCTCTTCAGTGATGCTTTATCACTGGTGTTTGAGTGTCCAATCCTTTTTCTGGGTTGAcgaacatgcacacactcttaAAATCACGTTCAATATGCATACACAAAGAGGCAAGATACATccagtcttttctttttgtttaaagcAAAAACTAAAACGGACAAATCAAAAGGATGTAATTTATGGACATGAGTCTCTTTACCTGACATATTAGGTATGGTTATCATTTTATTATTGCACCAATGACTCTAAGCAGCTGGTGTGCTGTTGTTATTTAACAAGGGGATTTGCTCGTTTCTATCACTTTTCACTTCTAGCAGAGACCCTCAACTTATCCCTTTCTCGACCTCTTCTTTTACATTAATGCTTCTTAACATTTTGTACACGACAGTGtgcattttaaataatgtaCAGACCACATTTGAAGCACCCACTTAACACATTGTGACACAGACTGACCCAGTTCCAGTGGACCAGCTATGACCTCACACATGCTAACCAATGGCTGTACAGTTAATTGCCATTTGCTTACAAAGCTGTGTATTTCCGTTAGTACATTGTAAAGATGACCTTAATGCTTTAATGTTGTGCCACCATCTTTACTGCTCCACTGAACATTTAAAGGGGAATGTTTAACTGTGGCCTTTGccattattctatttttttttaaatcttctttagTATGCTCACATTTGGAAGAAGTGCAAAATTGTTAAAGGTTGTTCAAAGTAAagttaagcttttttttttgcagacatgCACTGTGAACATTGTTAAGTGAGAAGGCAATTACTTTAGCTGGTCCCATATTCTTCATTACATGCAGGGTTTCTAATTCATTGAGTCACAAAACTGAAAATGCCAGTTTCGCCTATCCAGTGACGTCACTTGTCGATAAGTGAAATGAAAacgtattaaaaaaaatggacttgGCAACTCACTTTTATGATGAGATGCTTTAACTCCCTTTCAAGattaatttgttttctgtatgtAGATGGACGATATTCTTTCCAAAGTTGCTGTATCTCCCCCAAGTGGCCATTTGGCTGAACTTCACCTCTTTAGGTCTGAGACGCACAAGTCTCCATCACTCATGTTTCCACATACCGACCTGCTGTTGGCGTATTCTTATGAGACAGATTACAACCTAAACATTTAAGTTCCCCCTCGTAACATTAAATACCATACTTTAAAACATGCATAAGTGTATATTTCACAGTCAACATTTGTTCAAATTACTTTTCAGAGTTAATGCATTTAGATACAGttctaaaatgttttcagtACGTCCCTATTGTAGTTTTCACAAGATTAGACGATATGTGTCAGTGATTCCACCATTAGctttaattcagattttttttttaggatatttaa is drawn from Labrus bergylta chromosome 8, fLabBer1.1, whole genome shotgun sequence and contains these coding sequences:
- the LOC109986444 gene encoding regulation of nuclear pre-mRNA domain-containing protein 2-like isoform X3 codes for the protein MAAGSGAASGHGARSSNAALEASLDRRFQGVSNTMESIQGLSTWCIENKKHHGLIVRHWMKWLKKSDNNHRLNLFYLANDVIQNCKRKNAVVFRSAFAEALPNAAQLIKDVKVRKSVERIFVIWEERSVYPEEVIAQFRTCLNKKDKERERQKEKEREREREKEKEKIKEKEKEKETPPATALVNKAALKSKIVEEFTPNALIEQLSTYKRVVAEEEFREKQLSALRVDVCSTEALKRLKDKAGGNKFAKDFEDGSLKLQEFVSFLDKEMKTGPPLLEALGNADIFYEMQYKEVKIVANAYNAFANRVASLKRKLDSLKSTLPGPEDSPIPSPSEDAPSPTGSDSPFLGLGPSRAQVDPELDGKAMDDGELPSDNRDMEDMDMSDEEADAVTAGGEKNDKGNAAVAKATKSDAALKSPTTPTKASKANNIAAATATPVTPTSAPATPLGVNLEKVDLGKISSILSSLTSAMKNTAASPARPSPATPTTPSGQSVTPSSPALASILSRVDITPEGILNALSKTNTPGLSSLLQSVTNTASAPPTRTSPESSAVKTLLSPTTPKLKPSPGNSFKRDTPGRTRDWGKDGQLSPPPPPPPPRPSVPSVSPPSLESKINSFLQGNPGFSLALGDVSPDGVDGTPVRDEAACTPTQDEIMDTPGSVSESLGSSGGHTLSPTAYRGEPWDAVITPSGSNSNGDFVSSSSSSRYGAGKKSGSKLDEVKKPVSSSPSYDMKGKKDGQHSQLRIMGNNRGIGERRLSAGSRKTSTGSDDSGLSGKREDKGKGLGSPGPGEKEGQYHRIETLVSPCTEGAPIQTLGYSNRPLAGERIKTVESIRMFGRGSRRGGGAVSRPGGAMWYEEEEYMEAQPPSPHAAPPPLNIVQGGAEDMTPNMPLPPPHLLLAHLHPPPSHPHSHPPPPAQFQMPFHADNMQNPPPSLLHQHPPPASPFFNAPPPIPRPPPPPMLQRISPPPIHPAVPSVVMVGGVLVPVDRSLTLPLPVRPEGAERGGLGPRGGKLGPQPLMSSLLGEPPKLLRPGTVKEPYANRHAPPPLRLGNPGVPLPLLGRVKEPLNLPLPPPSPSPTSSTTSPSTPNSPAVDTAPSLHKPPASPPAMSRNQTPNPVPLLNLPTTRPPMLSVPIPQRPLLRGRNPPQHRYQDHPIGGFRRGKRAGPPFTGGPFHAQKRPFLPPRY
- the LOC109986444 gene encoding regulation of nuclear pre-mRNA domain-containing protein 2-like isoform X4, which gives rise to MAAGSGAASGHGARSSNAALEASLDRRFQGVSNTMESIQGLSTWCIENKKHHGLIVRHWMKWLKKSDNNHRLNLFYLANDVIQNCKRKNAVVFRSAFAEALPNAAQLIKDVKVRKSVERIFVIWEERSVYPEEVIAQFRTCLNKKDKERERQKEKEREREREKEKEKIKEKEKEKETPPATALVNKAALKSKIVEEFTPNALIEQLSTYKRVVAEEEFREKQLSALRVDVCSTEALKRLKDKAGGNKFAKDFEDGSLKLQEFVSFLDKEMKTGPPLLEALGNADIFYEMQYKEVKIVANAYNAFANRVASLKRKLDSLKSTLPGPEDSPIPSPSEDAPSPTGSDSPFLGLGPSRAQVDPELDGKAMDDGELPSDNRDMEDMDMSDEEADAVTAGGEKNDKGNAAVAKATKSDAALKSPTTPTKASKANNIAAATATPVTPTSAPATPLGVNLEKVDLGKISSILSSLTSAMKNTASPARPSPATPTTPSGQSVTPSSPALASILSRVDITPEGILNALSKTNTPGLSSLLQSVTNTASAPPTRTSPESSAVKTLLSPTTPKLKPSPGNSFKRDTPGRTRDWGKDGQLSPPPPPPPPRPSVPSVSPPSLESKINSFLQGNPGFSLALGDVSPDGVDGTPVRDEAACTPTQDEIMDTPGSVSESLGSSGGHTLSPTAYRGEPWDAVITPSGSNSNGDFVSSSSSSRYGAGKKSGSKLDEVKKPVSSSPSYDMKGKKDGQHSQLRIMGNNRGIGERRLSAGSRKTSTGSDDSGLSGKREDKGKGLGSPGPGEKEGQYHRIETLVSPCTEGAPIQTLGYSNRPLAGERIKTVESIRMFGRGSRRGGGAVSRPGGAMWYEEEEYMEAQPPSPHAAPPPLNIVQGGAEDMTPNMPLPPPHLLLAHLHPPPSHPHSHPPPPAQFQMPFHADNMQNPPPSLLHQHPPPASPFFNAPPPIPRPPPPPMLQRISPPPIHPAVPSVVMVGGVLVPVDRSLTLPLPVRPEGAERGGLGPRGGKLGPQPLMSSLLGEPPKLLRPGTVKEPYANRHAPPPLRLGNPGVPLPLLGRVKEPLNLPLPPPSPSPTSSTTSPSTPNSPAVDTAPSLHKPPASPPAMSRNQTPNPVPLLNLPTTRPPMLSVPIPQRPLLRGRNPPQHRYQDHPIGGFRRGKRAGPPFTGGPFHAQKRPFLPPRY